The Meles meles chromosome 12, mMelMel3.1 paternal haplotype, whole genome shotgun sequence genomic sequence agggggtagggagagggagaagcaggctccctgctgagcagggagctggacaagtgctggatccccaggaccctgggatcacaatccaAGAGCTGTGAGCCAGGCAGACACTCTCAACCAACTCAGCCCCCCAGGGGCTCCCACTCACTcacttttttacttatttgattatTTCTTCACCCACTTATTTATATTGGGAAAATGTTACTTTCTCTCTTACTTGCACTAACCAGCCTCAGCAAACTTGATAAAATAGTCTAACATGTAAAGTATAAGAAataagggggggagggagaaggtggtggggttatggacattgggaaaggtatgtgctatggtgagtgctgtgaagtgtgtaaacctggcgattcacagacctgtaccccgggggcaaataatacattacatgttaataaaaaaataaaaaattgttttaaaaaacaggcaaacTAAAGTaggaaaactaataaaaattaatatgatgCTTAGCAACCACACCGTTCTAAGCAATTTCACAGACATCCCTAGCTAGCTTcagtgaaatatatttatttgtcccTTTTCATATTAACCTACTTCCAACTCAAATTTTACCAGCTCTAAAGAAGCGAAATGTAatttgggtgcctaggtggctcagttgattaagcgccttcctcaggctcaggtcatgatccctgagtcacaGAAtcaaatcccacctcctcccaaccTCTCTGGAATCCAGCAGccggggctccttgctcagtgggaacctgcttctccctctgaccctcccctctatcaccctttctctgtctctctcttgcagataaataaataaaatcttaaaaaaagagagagagaaggcattgTTTATAATTCTACTACCTCATTCTACCTCATCTACTACCTCCGCACTTGTGGTAGAATCATAATAATTCATTTCCCAAATGCAAAGAATCATATGTATTGAAAttacattgaaattaaaaaaaaaattgtacgcTGCAAACTAAAAGCCAGTTTACCACATCCTTAAATGAAGGATTTCATGATGGAAATCATTTACTATCAGAAGTTCTGAATATTCCTACGTGAGGCATGAAGCCCAACAGGAAACAGAAGCTGATATTATTAGAAGACATTTATTCTTGGCCAATACATTCTCTACTTTTTTGTGTGCACTCAAACTAAACTCTGGGTCTGGTAGaattaaataaaagctaaagTTTCTCCATGAGTCCAATGAACTACAGACCAGAAGCTTCACTGAAAGCCAAATTCTTCTTCTGTGTACCCTCTTGTTCCTCAGCCAGGATTTTCTGAACGAAGAGAAACAGCAAGGGCCAAATCACAGCCATAAGGATTCCTCAGGTTTAATTTGTTCAAAGGCCTGAGCTGTGGTAAGTAATCACATGTAGATAAACTTCACATTGGCTAAAACTCcagttttcagaagaaaataccAGGAGaagatgagagggaaaaaatctgAGTGTTGCTAGACCTGTCATCATTGGTGATGCAGATTGAATGCATCTTTGGGACTAGAAAACTTTAACGAGTCAACACCATCTTCCTCAGGGGTGGTCTCTAATTAACAGGGAAGGGGGATAATACATGACTCAGGCAGTCACATCAATAatctgaagaaggaaggaattgaTGAgaccattactttttttttttttttttgaagctataATACAAATCTTTAATTACTGGCACTATACTATAAAGCAAGATGAAGAAtatcttatttaaataaaacaaggatAATATTTCTCTGGGGATATATccaacacatttttttcccctctataaattttttcccctctacatCCAATGGTGGTATTTTATAGGCtgaatttaaaacaaatgcatattttaaaaaactaaatgaaagaCACGTTTTTGCTCAGGAATACTATTGTACATATACCGTACAGGTTGTTTTTACAGCAAATGCTAGTCTGCCAAACTTCAATGGCAAAACACTAAGCTGTGAGTTTGGTATTGCCCACCTAGTTGTTTCTTGCTGCCCTGGGAATCTGGCGGTGAGTAATGTCGAGAAACCACCTTGTTGCCACCATTTCTCTTCTTATAGGTGACTCCACTGTGATAGAATATTCATATCCTTAAGATGCAAGGCCTAGCAAAAAGCCTCCCACAAATCCACTGGATATCACAATGTTCTGTTTGATAAATTCTGTTGCTTCTTCAATTATATTGTTGATTTCAGGTGCTGCCTTATTTGCTCTCTTCTTAATctgtctttttgctttgtttacaTCTTTTTCAACTCTCTTCCAGCCAGTCTGCACATAGCCACTGTGACTGGCaatctgaagaagaagaaagccacCACCTACTGCAGTTGCTGCAAGCTTCCCAACTTTCTGGAACAAAAATCC encodes the following:
- the LOC123954364 gene encoding FUN14 domain-containing protein 1-like, with the protein product MATRNPPPQEYESDDESYQVLDLTEYARRHHWWNRVFGHSSGPMVEKYSVATQIVMGGVTGWCAGFLFQKVGKLAATAVGGGFLLLQIASHSGYVQTGWKRVEKDVNKAKRQIKKRANKAAPEINNIIEEATEFIKQNIVISSGFVGGFLLGLAS